One Streptomyces formicae genomic window, CCGGCCCTGACCGCCGCGTCGACGCGGTCGGCGAGCATCGTGCCGCCCTCGTTCAGGAGGCGTACGTCGGGGTGGACCTTGGCGGCGAAGTACGCGAAGCCGTACGCCTGGGAGGCGGCGGCGCGCAGGCCGAGCACGGGCAGCGGGCGGGAGGCGGCCAGGAGCCGTCCCGCGCGTTCCACCGGATCGGGGTCGGCGAGCAGCTCGGCGAGGTGGCGCAGGTTCTCGATCTCCGCCTGGACCGCCTGCTGGTACTCGTTGAGGGAGTCGCCCGCTGCCGCCTCGGCGGGTGCCACGTCCCGCAGGTGCTTGCGCAGCGCCGGATAGCCGTCGAAGCCGAGCGCCACCGCGAAGCGGGTCACCGACGGCTGGCTCACTCCGGCCAGTTCGGCCAGTTCGACGCTGGAGAGGAAGGGGACGTCGGCCGCCCGGCGCACCATGCAGTGCGCGATGCGGCGCTGGGTGGGCGTGAGCCGGTGCCCCTCGAAGAGCACTTGCAGCCGCGCCGCAGGACTGTCACTCATACCGTTCCCCTCACAACACCCATTCCCTCGGCGGCCGTTCCGTTCGCGCCGCCCGGTTCCGTCCACAGCTCGGTGAACCGGTCGAGCAGCCCCGCGGCCGCCGTCACATCATCCGTCAGCGGCCGGTCGGCGAGTTCCCCGTCAAGGACCTCGTCGGCGAGCGCGAAGGCGCGGCCGACCGGCAGCTCGGGGTCCAGGCGCATGTCGCGCTGCCTCAACGCCCGTACCGCAGCGACCAGTTCACATCCCACCACCAGGCGGTACGCCGAGCAGACGCGCAGGGTCTGGCGGGCGGCGAGCGAGGCGAAGCTGGCCTGCTCCTCGACGCCGCGGGAGAGCACCGCGTGGCCGAGCGAGGCGGGCGCGGAGAAGGCGCGCAGGTCGCCGAGGGCCGCCCCGGCCGCGTATTCGAGGATCATGACGCCCGACGAGGCAGGTTCGCCGTCGGCGAGGAAGGGCCGCAGGCGGGTGAAGCCCGGCTCGTTCAGGGTGGACAGGCGCGAGGTGGAAAGGCGCGCGGCCTGGGTCGTGGCGAGCCGGAAGTGGTCGAGGGCCAGGGCGAGTTGGGCGAGGTAGAAGCCGCCGTGGTGGTAGGCGGCCAGGTCGTCGGGTGAGATCAGCGGGTTCTCGGCGGCCGCGTTGATCTCGACGGTGAGGACGTTCTCGAGCGCGTCGGCCGCGTCGTGCGCGGGGCCGTGGATCTGCGGCACACAGCGGAAGCCGTAGGGGTCCTGGATGCGGCCGAGCGGCGGCGTGGGGCGGTCGGGGGCGCCGAGCAGGCGCCGCATGCGTTCGGCGACCGCGTACGAGCCGGGGTGGCGCCGCGCCTCGTGGACGGGCAGCGCGTACGCCTCGTAGGACCCGTCGACCGCCATCAGGGAGAGCGCGGCGACCACCTGGGTGGCGCCGATCAGGCCGCGCAGCTCGTGCAGGGCGAGCGCCGACTGGCCGAGGGTGAGGGCGTTGCTGCTGATCAGGGCGAGGGCGTCGTTGTTGTCGAGGGGCTGGGGTTCGGGCGCGGCGCCGGGGCCCTGCCAGGGGTGCTCGCCCGCGAGCGCGAGGCCCATCTGGGCCAGGGCCGCGATGTCGCCGGTGCCGACCGAGCCGAACTCGTTGACCGTGGGGTAGGCGCCGGTCTCCAGGGCCTGACAGAGGGCGGTGACCACGCTGGGGCGCAGGCCCGCGCCGCCCGCGAGGAGTTGGTTGGCGCGGACCGCGAGCATCGCGCGGACCTGCCGCGCGGGCAGTTCCTCGCCGATGGCCCCTGCGTGCGAGCGCAGCAGTCTCAGACCGTGGTCGGCGGCCGCCTCGGTGGGCACGTCCTCGTTCCGGTTCGCGCCGACGCCGGTGGAGCGACCGTAGACGCGCCCCCAGGCCGCGATCTCGCGTGCCGCGTTCCACGAGTCCTCGGCGCGCTTCATCCCGTCGGTCGCCGGAACGGGCATGGCATCCGATTCGGCCAGGCGTACGACATCTGCGACCATCAGTCCCCGGCCGTCGAGGACGACGACCTTTTCCCTGTCGTCGGTCGCCCTGTCCGCGATACGAGACGACTTCACTCGCATTCCCTCCTCAATCGGACGCTCCGTCTTGCCCACCGGCCACTTGTTACCAGTGATTTACGCCGGAGCATTGACAACCTATTCAGACAGCAAGAACTCTGCATGACGATATACAGCCGGGCAAGGGACTCCTCATGATCCAATTCGATACGGTCCACAAACGCTTCCCGAACGGCACCACAGCGGTCCACGACCTCAGCCTCGAGATGCCGGAAGGCGGCGTGACCGCACTCGTCGGATCTTCCGGTTGCGGCAAGACGACGACCCTCCGAATGATCAACCGAATGGTCGACCCGACCTCGGGGACCATCCGCGTCGGCGGCCGCGACGTCCTCGAACAGGACGCGGCCGAACTGCGCCGCTCCATCGGCTACGTCATCCAGCAGTCCGGGCTCTTCCCGCACCGCACGGTCCTCGACAACATCGCCACGGTGCCGCTGCTGCTCGGCTGGGGCCGCAGGAAGGCGCGGGCCAGGGCGGCCGAGCTCCTGGAGACGGTCGGCCTCGCCGCCGACGCGGGCAAGCGCTACCCGCACCAGCTCTCCGGCGGCCAGCAGCAGCGCGTCGGCGTGGCCCGCGCGCTCGCCGCGGACCCGCCGGTGCTCCTCATGGACGAGCCCTTCGGCGCGGTGGACCCGGTGGTCCGCACCCAGCTCCAGGACGAACTGCTGCGCCTCCAGCGGGAGTTGAACAAGACCATCGTCTTCGTCACCCACGACATAGACGAGGCCGTACGGCTCGGCGACCGCATAGCCGTCTTCCGCACCGGCGGGCACCTCGTGCAGTGCGCCGAGCCCGCGGAGCTGCTCGCCCGCCCCGCGGACGACTTCGTCGCGGACTTCCTCGGCGCGGAGCGCGGTCTGAAGCTGCTCTCTCTCGAGACCCTGGCGGATGTCCCTCAGGGACCGGCGCCCGAGGGCGGCGCGTGGACGCTTCGCCTGGACGCGGCGGGTACGCCTCTTGCGTGGCGGCACAAGGACGGGGACGCCGCCGATGTTCCCGTGCGGGCGCTGCGGGACTCCGACTCGTTGCTTGCCGCGCTCGACGAGTCGCTGTCCGCGCCGACCGGGCTCGTGGCCCGGGTCGACGAGGCAGGTGCCCTGACCGGGGTGTCGTCCCGGGAGGACATCCACGACGGGGCGGGTGCGGCGCATGAACGGGGACGGTCATCCCGCGGGCCGGTGGGGGCTGGTCGCGCAGTTCCCCGCGCCCCTGACTGGTCCGACCCGGTCGGCGCCGAGGAGCCCCTGCAAGGGGCGCGGGGAACTGCGCGAGCAACCAAGGACGGTCCGCACCCGCCAGCGGACCTCGCGGGGCAGACGGCCCCGCGCACCACGGACGACCCGAACGACACGGACGACGAAGGCACCAACCCCGCCGCAGCGGAGCGCACCCCGTGACCATCGACTGGTCGTGGATCACCGACCACAGAGACGACCTCACCACCCTCACCCTCTCCCACCTCCAGGCCGCCCTCTCCGCCGTCGCCCTGGGACTGCTGATATCCCTGCCGCTGGCAGTCCTCGCGCACCGCGTCCGCCCCCTGCGCGGACTCCTCCTCGGGCTGTCGAACGTGCTCTTCACCATCCCGTCCATCGCCGTCTTCGTGCTGCTGCTCCCGGTCAGCGGACTGACCCGCACCACCACCGTCATCGGCCTGACGATCTACACCCTCGTCGTACTCCTGCGGAACACCGTCGAGGGCCTGGACTCCGTGCCCGCCAGGACGAAAGAGGCCGCGAAGGCCATGGGCACCCGCCCCCTTCGCACCCTGCTCACCGTCGAACTCCCCCTCGCCCTGCCGGTGATCATGGCGGGCGTACGCATCGCGACGGTCATGTCGATCTCGCTGGTCTCCGTCGCGACCTACATCGGCGACGGCGGGCTCGGGCAGCTCTTCACCGACGGCTTCCAGCGCAACTTCCCCACCCCCGTGATCGTCGGCGTCGTCCTCACGCTGCTCCTCGCGCTGGTCGCCGACGCGCTGCTCGTCGCCCTCCAGTACGTCCTGACGCCCTGGACCCGCCGCCGGAAGGGCGCGTGACATGTACGAACTCCTCAAGGACCTCGGCGCCTGGCTGGTGGACGGCGAGCAGTGGACGGGTCCCGACGGCATCGGGCACCGGCTGGCCGAACACCTCCAGTACTCGCTCCTCGCCACGCTCGTCGCCGCCGCCATCGCGCTGCCGATCGGCCTGCTCATCGGGCACACCGGACGCGGCGCCTTCGTCGCCATCAACCTCTCCTCGTTCGGCCGCGCGCTGCCCACCGTCGGGCTCGTCGTCCTCGTCTTCCTGGCGAGCGGCCTGTCGATGTGGCCCGTCTACATCGCGCTCGTCGCCCTCGCGGTGCCGTCGATCGTCACCAACACGTACGCGGGCATGACCGCCGTCGACGCGGAGGTGAAGGACGCCGCGCGCGGCCAGGGCATGCGGGCCCACCAGGTGCTCCTCCAGGTCGAGTTGCCGCTCGCGCTGCCGCTGATCATGACGGGCCTGCGGCTCGCCCTGATCCAGGTCGTCGCGACGGCCACCATCGCCGCGTACGTCTCCTTCGGCGGGCTCGGCCGCTACGTCTTCGACGGGCTCGCCCAGCGCGACCTGGTCCAGGTGCTCGGCGGCGCCGTCCTCGTGGCCCTCGTCGCCGTCGTCCTCGACCTCGCGCTCTCCGGACTCCAGCGCGTCCTCTTCCGTCATCGTCCCGCCAAGTCGGCCTAGGAGCAGACCAGATGCCTCCCCTCAACCGCAGGAAACTGCTCGGCGGGCTCCTCGCCGCCGCCTCCGTCCCCGCGCTCGCCTCGTGCAGCGGCGGCATCACCTCGCTCGACGGCGGGGGCTCCGGCGGCGGGGGCGGTGGCTCCAGCAAGGACGGCGTGACCATCGGCACCGCCAACTTCACCGAGAACCAGGTCCTCGGATACCTGTACGCGGCGGCCCTCGATGCCGAGGGCGTCAAGACGAACGTCCGCCCCAACCTCGGCACCCGCGAGATCCTCATCCCCGCGCTCAAGGGCGGCGACATCGACCTGCTGCCCGAGTACCAGGGCGCCCTCCTGCACTACCTGGACACCGGGGCGAAGGCCACCGAGGAGGGCGAGATGCAGAACGCCCTCGCCATGGCCCTGCCGCGCGGCCTGCAGATCCTGCCGTACGGGATAGCCGAGGACTCCGACGCGTTCGTCGTCACCCGCGAGACCGCGAAGGAGTACGGCCTCAGGTCCCTGGCCGACCTGGCGAAGCACAACGGCAAGCTCGTCATCGGCGCCGCCCCCGAGGTGAAGAAGCGCGAGGTGGGCGCGGTCGGCCTCAAGGAGGTGTACGGC contains:
- a CDS encoding ABC transporter permease, whose protein sequence is MTIDWSWITDHRDDLTTLTLSHLQAALSAVALGLLISLPLAVLAHRVRPLRGLLLGLSNVLFTIPSIAVFVLLLPVSGLTRTTTVIGLTIYTLVVLLRNTVEGLDSVPARTKEAAKAMGTRPLRTLLTVELPLALPVIMAGVRIATVMSISLVSVATYIGDGGLGQLFTDGFQRNFPTPVIVGVVLTLLLALVADALLVALQYVLTPWTRRRKGA
- a CDS encoding MurR/RpiR family transcriptional regulator; this translates as MSDSPAARLQVLFEGHRLTPTQRRIAHCMVRRAADVPFLSSVELAELAGVSQPSVTRFAVALGFDGYPALRKHLRDVAPAEAAAGDSLNEYQQAVQAEIENLRHLAELLADPDPVERAGRLLAASRPLPVLGLRAAASQAYGFAYFAAKVHPDVRLLNEGGTMLADRVDAAVRAGATALLCFALPRHPREVVDALAYARSAGLTVVTVADSAFAPVAAHSDLLLPAAVGTGLAFDTACAPMLLGRVLLEAMCDGLPDAQARLEEFDVRAAARGLFVE
- a CDS encoding ABC transporter permease produces the protein MYELLKDLGAWLVDGEQWTGPDGIGHRLAEHLQYSLLATLVAAAIALPIGLLIGHTGRGAFVAINLSSFGRALPTVGLVVLVFLASGLSMWPVYIALVALAVPSIVTNTYAGMTAVDAEVKDAARGQGMRAHQVLLQVELPLALPLIMTGLRLALIQVVATATIAAYVSFGGLGRYVFDGLAQRDLVQVLGGAVLVALVAVVLDLALSGLQRVLFRHRPAKSA
- a CDS encoding aromatic amino acid ammonia-lyase, whose amino-acid sequence is MRVKSSRIADRATDDREKVVVLDGRGLMVADVVRLAESDAMPVPATDGMKRAEDSWNAAREIAAWGRVYGRSTGVGANRNEDVPTEAAADHGLRLLRSHAGAIGEELPARQVRAMLAVRANQLLAGGAGLRPSVVTALCQALETGAYPTVNEFGSVGTGDIAALAQMGLALAGEHPWQGPGAAPEPQPLDNNDALALISSNALTLGQSALALHELRGLIGATQVVAALSLMAVDGSYEAYALPVHEARRHPGSYAVAERMRRLLGAPDRPTPPLGRIQDPYGFRCVPQIHGPAHDAADALENVLTVEINAAAENPLISPDDLAAYHHGGFYLAQLALALDHFRLATTQAARLSTSRLSTLNEPGFTRLRPFLADGEPASSGVMILEYAAGAALGDLRAFSAPASLGHAVLSRGVEEQASFASLAARQTLRVCSAYRLVVGCELVAAVRALRQRDMRLDPELPVGRAFALADEVLDGELADRPLTDDVTAAAGLLDRFTELWTEPGGANGTAAEGMGVVRGTV
- a CDS encoding ABC transporter substrate-binding protein, with product MPPLNRRKLLGGLLAAASVPALASCSGGITSLDGGGSGGGGGGSSKDGVTIGTANFTENQVLGYLYAAALDAEGVKTNVRPNLGTREILIPALKGGDIDLLPEYQGALLHYLDTGAKATEEGEMQNALAMALPRGLQILPYGIAEDSDAFVVTRETAKEYGLRSLADLAKHNGKLVIGAAPEVKKREVGAVGLKEVYGVEFKEFKSLDSSGPLVKGALRKGDVDVANLFTTDTDIVAEKWVVLTDPKNLVPGQHVVPLIADRKADSTVRKALARLGARLSTEDLTELNRLVDKDKKDPEDVAQEWAQKHGITKK